GAGCCGCCGTCATTGGCATCGTCATCCCAGTCCGCCGGTGGGCGCGGCTCGCGTCCCTCCATGATGTCGTCGATCTGGTGGCTGTCGATGGTCTCGTACTTGATCAGCGCCTGGGCCATGGTGTGCAGCTTGTCCAGTTGCTCATTGAGGATACGCTCTGAGCGCTGGTAATTGCGGTCGATGAATACCCGGATCTCTTCGTCGATGGCATGCGCCGTGTCGTCGGAGACATTCTTGTGCTTGGTCACCGAATGACCGAGGAACACCTCGCCCTCATCCTCACCGTAGGCCAGCGGCCCCAGACGGCTGGACAGCCCCCACTTGGTGACCATGCTGCGGGCGATCTCGGTGGCACGCTGAATGTCGTTCTGGGCGCCGGTGGTGACCTTCTCCTCGCCAAAGATCAGGGCCTCGGCGATGCGCCCGCCGAACAGGCTGGAAATCTGGCTCTCCAGGCGCTCCTTGGAATAGCTGTAACGGTCTTCTTCCGGCAGGAACATAGTTACCCCCAGGGCACGGCCACGGGGGATGATGCTGACCTTATAGACCGGGTCGTGGGAGGGCACCAAGCGGCCGATGATGGCGTGACCGGCCTCGTGATAGGCGGTGAGCTTCTTCTCCTCCGGGCTCATCACCATGGAGCGCCGCTCGGTGCCCATCATGATCTTGTCCTTGGCCCGTTCCAGGTCGGACATATCCACCATGTGCTTGTCGCTGCGGGCGGCAAACAGGGCCGCCTCGTTCACCAGATTGGCCAGATCGGCACCGGAGAAACCCGGCGTGCCGCGGGCGATCAGCGAGGCCTTGACGTCATCGGCGATGGGCACCTTGCGCATGTGTACCTTGAGGATCTTCTCCCGCCCGCGCACGTCCGGCAGGGGCACCACCACCTGGCGGTCGAAGCGACCGGGGCGCAGCAGGGCCGGGTCGAGCACGTCCGGGCGGTTGGTGGCGGCGATGACGATGATGCCCTCGTTGCCCTCGAAGCCATCCATCTCCACCAGCAACTGGTTCAGGGTCTGCTCGCGCTCATCGTGACCACCGCCGAGACCGGCACCACGATGCCGACCCACGGCATCGATCTCGTCGATGAAGATGATACAGGGGGCGTGTTTCTTCGCCTGCTCGAACATATCCCGCACCCGTGAGGCACCGACGCCGACGAACATCTCGACAAAGTCCGAGCCGGAGATGCTGAAGAAAGGTACCTTGGCCTCACCGGCAATGGCCCGCGCCAGCAGGGTCTTGCCGGTACCGGGCGGGCCGACCATGAGGGCGCCGCGGGGGATCTTGCCGCCGAGCTTCTGGAACTTGGCCGGGTCCTTGAGGAATTCCACCATCTCCTGCACGTCGTCCTTGGCC
This is a stretch of genomic DNA from gamma proteobacterium SS-5. It encodes these proteins:
- the ftsH gene encoding ATP-dependent zinc metalloprotease FtsH, translated to MSDLAKNVILWIVIAVVLMSVFNNFSTQAPRTQSVAYSQFLDEVKQGSVKKVEIQGNNIIGISDGGVRFSTYNPNDNGLVGDLLNADVEIVAGPPEKPGLLTQIFINWFPLFILIGLWVFFMRQMQGGAGGRGAMSFGKSRARMLNEDQVKITFSDVAGIEEAKDDVQEMVEFLKDPAKFQKLGGKIPRGALMVGPPGTGKTLLARAIAGEAKVPFFSISGSDFVEMFVGVGASRVRDMFEQAKKHAPCIIFIDEIDAVGRHRGAGLGGGHDEREQTLNQLLVEMDGFEGNEGIIVIAATNRPDVLDPALLRPGRFDRQVVVPLPDVRGREKILKVHMRKVPIADDVKASLIARGTPGFSGADLANLVNEAALFAARSDKHMVDMSDLERAKDKIMMGTERRSMVMSPEEKKLTAYHEAGHAIIGRLVPSHDPVYKVSIIPRGRALGVTMFLPEEDRYSYSKERLESQISSLFGGRIAEALIFGEEKVTTGAQNDIQRATEIARSMVTKWGLSSRLGPLAYGEDEGEVFLGHSVTKHKNVSDDTAHAIDEEIRVFIDRNYQRSERILNEQLDKLHTMAQALIKYETIDSHQIDDIMEGREPRPPADWDDDANDGGSALAEKQDEQPAGKGDEGPIGGPVSQH